The proteins below are encoded in one region of Triticum aestivum cultivar Chinese Spring chromosome 1B, IWGSC CS RefSeq v2.1, whole genome shotgun sequence:
- the LOC123107676 gene encoding UDP-glycosyltransferase 86A1, translating to MAADGTGGRTKTKPHAVVIPYPLQGHVIPAAHLALRLAARGFTVTFVNTESVHQQTARALGVDRRGCDIFAGARGSEDVRYELVSDGFPLGFDRSLNHDQFMEGVLHVLPAHVEELLRRVVLDPASTCLVADTFFVWPATLARALGVPYVSFWTEPALIFALYYHMDLLTKHGHFNSKEPRKDTITYIPGVPTIEPHELMSYLQETDTTSVVHRIIFKAFEEARGADYVLCNTVEELEPSTIAALRAEKPFYAVGPIFPAGFARSAVATSMWAESDCSHWLDAQPPGSVLYISFGSYAHVTKQELHEIAGGVLASGARFLWVMRPDIVSSDDPDPLPEGFGAASAGRGLVVPWCCQVEVLSHAALGGFLTHCGWNSVLESVWAGVPMLCFPLLTDQFTNRRLVVREWRIGVPIGDRGAVFADEVRVRIEGVMSGKEGEELREAVKKVRATLEAATAHGGSSQRSFNEFLDELTHRCGRC from the exons ATGGCGGCAGACGGCACGGGCGGCCGGACGAAGACGAAGCCGCACGCCGTGGTGATACCCTACCCGCTCCAGGGCCACGTGATCCCGGCGGCGCATCTCGCCCTGCGCCTGGCGGCGCGCGGGTTCACCGTCACGTTCGTCAACACGGAGTCGGTGCACCAGCAGACCGCGCGCGCCCTCGGCGTCGACCGGCGGGGCTGCGACATCTTCGCCGGCGCGCGCGGGTCGGAGGACGTGCGGTACGAGCTGGTTAGCGACGGCTTCCCGCTGGGCTTCGACCGATCGCTGAACCACGACCAGTTCATGGAGGGCGTGCTGCACGTGCTCCCGGCGCACGTGGAGGAGCTGCTCCGCCGCGTCGTCCTAGACCCGGCGTCCACGTGCCTCGTCGCCGACACCTTCTTCGTGTGGCCAGCGACGCTGGCCAGGGCGCTCGGCGTGCCCTACGTCTCCTTCTGGACGGAGCCGGCGCTCATCTTCGCCCTCTACTACCACATGGACCTGCTCACCAAGCACGGCCACTTCAACAGCAAAG AGCCCCGGAAGGACACGATCACCTACATCCCGGGCGTGCCGACGATCGAGCCGCACGAGCTCATGTCCTACCTCCAGGAGACGGACACCACCAGCGTTGTGCACCGCATCATCTTCAAGGCCTTTGAAGAGGCGCGCGGTGCCGACTACGTCCTCTGCAACACCGTGGAGGAGCTGGAGCCGTCCAccatcgccgccctccgcgccgagaAGCCCTTCTACGCTGTGGGGCCCATCTTCCCCGCCGGCTTCGCCCGCAGCGCCGTCGCCACCTCCATGTGGGCCGAGTCCGACTGCTCCCACTGGCTCGACGCGCAGCCGCCGGGCTCCGTGCTCTACATCTCCTTCGGGAGCTACGCGCACGTCACGAAGCAGGAACTGCATGAGATCGCGGGAGGAGTCCTGGCCAGCGGCGCGAGGTTCCTGTGGGTGATGCGACCGGACATCGTCAGCTCCGACGACCCGGACCCGCTGCCCGAGGGGTTCGGGGCCGCGTCCGCCGGGCGCGGGCTGGTGGTGCCGTGGTGCTGCCAGGTGGAGGTCCTCTCCCACGCTGCGCTGGGTGGCTTCCTCacgcactgcgggtggaactcCGTGCTGGAGAGCGTGTGGGCCGGAGTGCCCATGCTCTGCTTCCCGCTGCTCACCGACCAGTTCACTAACCGGCGGCTCGTCGTGCGGGAGTGGCGCATCGGCGTGCCCATCGGGGACCGTGGCGCGGTGTTCGCGGACGAGGTGAGGGTGAGGATCGAGGGCGTCATGTCCGGGAAAGAGGGtgaggagctccgggaggcggtgAAGAAGGTGAGAGCGACGCTCGAGGCCGCCACCGCGCACGGCGGGTCATCCCAGCGGAGCTTCAATGAGTTCCTCGATGAGCTAACGCACCGTTGCGGCAGATGTTAA
- the LOC123107683 gene encoding UDP-glycosyltransferase 86A1-like, which yields MAQKQAGVATSGGRKAKPHAVVVVYPLQGHVIPVTHLALRLAARGFAVTVVNTEAVHDQTARALGVDPAGHDFFAGARASGMDVRYELISDGLPVGFDRSLHHDEFMGSLLHALSGHVEEVLGRVVVDPAATCLVADTFFVWPATLARKFGIAYVSFWTEPALIFNLYYHVHLLTNNGHFGCNGEKYDFWNPLQYAYVSIQ from the coding sequence ATGGCGCAAAAGCAGGCcggcgtggcgacgagcggcggcCGCAAGGCCAAGCCGCACGCGGTGGTGGTGGTGTACCCGCTGCAGGGCCACGTCATCCCCGTGACGCACCTCGCGctgcggctggcggcgcggggcttCGCCGTCACGGTCGTCAACACGGAGGCCGTGCACGACCAGACGGCGCGTGCGCTCGGCGTCGACCCGGCCGGGCACGACTTCTTCGCCGGCGCGCGCGCGTCGGGGATGGACGTGCGCTACGAGCTTATCAGCGACGGCCTTCCCGTGGGGTTCGACCGGTCGCTGCACCACGACGAGTTCATGGGCTCGCTGCTCCACGCGCTCtccggccatgtcgaggaggtgcTCGGCCGCGTCGTCGTCGACCCGGCCGCTACGTGCCTCGTCGCCGACACCTTCTTCGTGTGGCCGGCGACGCTGGCCAGGAAGTTCGGCATCGCGTACGTGTCCTTCTGGACTGAGCCCGCGCTCATCTTCAACCTCTACTACCACGTTCACCTGCtcaccaacaacggccatttcggaTGCAACGGTGAAAAATACGATTTTTGGAATCCACTCCAATATGCTTATGTTTCAATTCAATAA